The proteins below are encoded in one region of Avibacterium volantium:
- the leuA gene encoding 2-isopropylmalate synthase, with translation MQDQVIIFDTTLRDGEQALKASLTVKEKLQIAFALERLGVDVMEVGFPVSSAGDFESVRTIAENIKNSRVCALSRAVDKDIDVAAEALKVAEAFRIHTFIATSALHVEAKLRRTFDDVVEMAINAVKRARRYTDDVEFSCEDAGRTGIDNICRIVEAAIQAGATTVNIPDTVGYCLPMEYGNIIANVMNRVPNIDKAVISVHCHNDLGMATANSLTAVQNGARQIECTVNGIGERAGNTALEEVVMAIKTRQALFGVDTRINTQEIHRVSQMVSQLCNMPIQPNKAIVGSNAFAHSSGIHQDGMVKNKNTYEIMSPETIGLKKEKLNLTARSGRAAVKNHMDSMGYQENEYDLDKLYEAFLKLADKKGQVFDYDLEALAFIDMQQGDEDRLTLDVITSQMISHLPASTFVQVELDGEKLSQVSSGGNGPVDAVFNAILKITGIELKMLNYNLTAKGEGAEALGQVDIVVEHKGRRFHGVGLATDIVESSARALIHAINAIYRSHKVENLKLSKNAIN, from the coding sequence ATGCAAGATCAAGTGATTATCTTTGACACCACCTTACGCGATGGTGAACAAGCGTTGAAAGCCAGTTTGACAGTAAAAGAAAAATTACAAATCGCTTTTGCCCTCGAGCGTCTTGGCGTGGACGTAATGGAAGTGGGCTTCCCAGTGTCTTCCGCGGGGGATTTTGAATCCGTCCGTACCATTGCGGAAAACATTAAAAATAGCCGAGTTTGTGCCTTATCACGCGCGGTAGATAAAGATATTGATGTGGCGGCAGAAGCGTTAAAAGTGGCAGAAGCCTTTCGTATTCATACTTTCATTGCCACTTCTGCCTTGCACGTTGAAGCTAAATTACGCCGCACGTTTGATGATGTGGTAGAAATGGCGATTAACGCCGTAAAACGCGCGCGCCGTTATACCGATGATGTGGAATTTTCTTGCGAAGATGCAGGGCGTACGGGCATTGATAATATTTGCCGCATTGTAGAAGCTGCAATTCAAGCTGGGGCGACCACAGTGAATATTCCTGATACCGTGGGTTATTGCTTGCCGATGGAATATGGCAATATTATCGCCAATGTAATGAACCGTGTGCCGAATATTGATAAAGCGGTGATTTCCGTGCATTGCCACAATGATTTGGGTATGGCGACAGCAAATTCGCTAACAGCGGTGCAAAATGGCGCGCGACAAATTGAATGTACGGTAAACGGCATCGGTGAGCGTGCAGGTAACACGGCGTTGGAAGAAGTGGTAATGGCGATTAAAACCCGTCAAGCCTTGTTTGGCGTGGATACGCGCATTAATACGCAGGAAATCCACCGCGTCAGCCAAATGGTTAGCCAATTATGTAATATGCCAATTCAGCCAAATAAAGCTATTGTTGGATCGAATGCTTTCGCCCATTCTTCGGGTATTCACCAAGACGGTATGGTGAAAAATAAAAACACCTATGAAATTATGTCGCCAGAAACCATTGGCTTGAAAAAAGAAAAATTGAATTTGACTGCCCGTTCTGGTCGTGCGGCGGTGAAAAACCATATGGATTCAATGGGTTATCAAGAAAATGAATATGATTTGGATAAATTATACGAAGCCTTTTTGAAATTAGCGGACAAAAAAGGGCAAGTCTTTGACTACGATTTAGAAGCCCTTGCCTTTATTGATATGCAACAGGGTGATGAAGATCGCTTAACCCTTGATGTGATCACCTCGCAAATGATTAGTCATTTGCCTGCTTCCACTTTCGTGCAAGTGGAATTGGACGGCGAGAAATTAAGCCAAGTGTCGAGTGGTGGGAATGGACCTGTTGATGCGGTGTTCAATGCCATTTTGAAAATCACAGGCATTGAGTTAAAAATGCTGAACTACAACTTAACTGCCAAAGGCGAGGGGGCGGAAGCACTCGGGCAAGTGGATATTGTGGTGGAGCATAAAGGTCGCCGCTTCCACGGTGTGGGCTTGGCAACGGATATTGTGGAATCTTCAGCGCGTGCGCTTATCCACGCCATTAATGCAATCTACCGCTCACATAAAGTAGAAAATTTAAAATTAAGCAAAAATGCAATCAATTAA